AATTACTTAAGCCTTGCTGTACTAAATTAATCCAGGTCCTTTGTGTCGCCAGTCGTGTTCCATGGTCAATTTACCTTTTTCATCTTCTGACAACTCTTGAAGTTCACGACGACGTTGAGCCTTAAGCTCAAGCTCTTTTTGTCTTAAATCTCCAGGTTCACAAATGTAGGCTTCTGTCTCCACTGCATAGTTATTAAGCAGCCCTTCAGTGTCAACAGTGTAGCCATCTCGGTTGTGAATATGTTCTTTATCGCCAGGATCGTCATGGTCAACATGACCAAAATGCTTACCCTCTCTCTTCGCCCTAGCTACTGATTCGGATGGGACAATATGCGGGTCGTAATGCGGAATACTCGAATTGGAATCACTTTTAGCTTTCATCGATTCCTCCTTGCTGTTTCTAGCAACAAAATGAGGTTACTTAACCTTATTCTAGCTCTGATTTACTCTCAAAATTGCTCGATAATTACAAGTCTTTAAACATCGAAATCCATCTGTTCAATGAGCGAGCGCCACTTTGAGTTCTAGAACACTGGAGAGCCAAAGACTTTCAGGCTTAGAGTAATTATCTGAACACTTGCTACTCAAATGCCAATTAGTGCGATTTTCATCAAAGTTCAACAATAAGTTAGTTAGATAATAATTCTGAGTTATAATAAATTATGTTTAATATAACTTTTGATTATAAAAAATCAAAGTGCGAAAAGTCCGGAAACCTTATACAATTTATCCTTGCAAAAGGAGGCACAATTATGGCTAAGGAAAATGCTACTCGAATCTATAAAAAAGTAGAACAAGCCCATGCTCAACAAGAAAGACAGAAAGCCCTTGGCAATCCAAAAGCTTTCATTGAGCTGGCTAAAGCTAGAGGCTATGACTTTAAAGTCGAAGATTTAGAGGCTCAACTCAGCCAATTGTCTGATGAGGATGTGGCAGGTATTTTCAACCCAGGTATTGGACTTAGACGACATATTTTCCCGAAATAAAAGCCTTGGCGATTGCGCAAAGCGATCGCCCTTACTCCTTCATCCCCAACACGCGATAAAGGAGTAAGGCTAGATTGCCTAAGAGTGACAGCTTCGCGCTTATTTACCCCTAAACATCGAAATTCATCTGTTCAATGAGCGATCGCTTTGTTAGATTTCGCTTATCACCCTATTTATTAATACAATAAAACGCCTCGAGAGAAGAAATGTAGAATTTATCTACCCGTACTCTAGAAGCGTTGATTTGAGAATTTAATTAAAGAAACTGAAATTAGAAGCGGTTATTCCGGGTAGTGTTGTAAATCTGTGGTCAAAATGATATCTTAAAGGGATAAATTAACTATTCAAATA
This window of the Coleofasciculaceae cyanobacterium genome carries:
- a CDS encoding Nif11-like leader peptide family RiPP precursor translates to MFNITFDYKKSKCEKSGNLIQFILAKGGTIMAKENATRIYKKVEQAHAQQERQKALGNPKAFIELAKARGYDFKVEDLEAQLSQLSDEDVAGIFNPGIGLRRHIFPK